tttttttcaatcaCATATCATGATACGTATTTCATAgtgtataaattttcatagtattttattatttaaaaaatagcaCTAATCCACTAATAAGTTCCACTTTTGGCTTTTTACAGCGTCGTTTATTATAATCATTTGCCGCTTGCGTTTGTCAACCTATAGTAatgttttactttttttatttaccttttttacaaatctcctttttttacacATTTTTTGggtaaattataatttaacacactaaaaaaattaataatttcataATATATCATTTACTATTTGTTTGGTATCCTCTGAGAATACAGAAATATAGCGgctaattatatataaattctaaatatatGATATGTGTACTCAAATAAGAACTCGTAATTATCAAACCTcctttatgatattttgagtaaatgaaaaaatatgtataaaaaaatttcaaaaataataccCCATGTTTCTAGCagcaattatttttatattaaaaatagcaGCCAACAACGAAGCTTTGATATTTATTGATAATAATGAAGAAGAATGCACGATTTTTTTAGGAGGTAatcttaaatataaacCAGGATATTACATTTTGAGTTTATTGGAAAATACTTATAGTATGGAACCCCGATTAGAAGGTTCGATTAGAGACCCTATAGCGGTTGCATTTCCTGGCCTGCCTTTTGCATTTGTTCCTTTTGAAATAGatgagatttttttaaataattttgatgCAACTTTTAATAACATAGATGAGAAAATCAAagaaaagtttttaaaatcgaatattttttatagactTACTTTTCAATATAACAAACATAGTACATATGCCATACAGTTATTATATCTTAAAACTAGAGATATAGTCAATAAGTTTTGGAGATCAGAAACTTTCGAAATAGAAAAGGGGGATAAATCTAAACTATTGCCTTTAAACATAGAATCATCTAAAACATTcgaattttataaagttaAAATTCCAGAAAGTTGGCAAGaacattttcatcataCTAACTACAATAACGTTTATGTTCTAAATTACGAAAAAAGCCAACAAAAATTAGGTGAGTCAAATAGCCCGAATATTACTCAAGAAAAAGGGAAGGAAAGTAGCACAACAAGTCAATCAGAAGAAGTTTtacatgaaaaaaatgaaaatgcTCCTAACGAGAATCGACCTATTGGAAATAGTGTGTTACTTATATTGGCATGTTTTCTTCTTTGcatttcaatttttatttcatacTTGATACTAAGTAAAATCAGAAGAGCttaaataaagattttatcttttttactatattatttttttatttataaaaaatactatcTGCCTTTTACTATTTCTACATTAggtttatataaaaaaaaatcttagtATAAGTAAATAACTGggtacatgaccgtttggaacccgctttgGGGAAATGAACCCgtattgaaattttaaaggaccccctttaaaaaaaatggcaaAATTGGCAAAAACAATGTTTGTTGAGGCAGATGAGGTTTTTAGTGATGAAATGTACTCATACAtggaatataaagaaaagtttattttggaAACATTTGATGCTGAAGCGGCGTCGCCTTGCTCGTTTCTGTAACTAGTAGAAATACTGCTTTTTCCTTGAGGTAATACAAGAAAATGTATAACCTGTTTCTATTATGATCTCTAATCAATGGGTAGCATATGATGCCACATTAGCTAAGCAAAGGGATGGAGCACAGTACTAAGAAACACTCCATAAATGCTGTAACCTCTAGCGATTCTGAGTCACAACACCATATAATTTAGTTGGTTTTGGCTCGTTTCTATAAGAGATATTCGATCTTAACATAAACAAAGAAGAACACTATGAGTACCTTTTACAGTTTCACTGGGCTTTCCAAATTCCCAAAAATCACCGGATAAATTGTCTTCtgtcattatttaaaataaatcgtTAAGtcccttttttattattttttttatttttccctttttttgaatttttttaatgcgGGTTCATTTCCCCAATgcgggttccaaacggtcatgtaccACTACATCGATAGATTAATCAAGCTGAAAAGAGAAATACATACAATTTCTTAAGTCTTTATCTAATTTTGATTCTAAATTATTAGCAATTAATTCTATTCTTCTATAT
Above is a window of Vairimorpha necatrix chromosome 2, complete sequence DNA encoding:
- a CDS encoding putative SP-containing protein; its protein translation is MFLAAIIFILKIAANNEALIFIDNNEEECTIFLGGNLKYKPGYYILSLLENTYSMEPRLEGSIRDPIAVAFPGLPFAFVPFEIDEIFLNNFDATFNNIDEKIKEKFLKSNIFYRLTFQYNKHSTYAIQLLYLKTRDIVNKFWRSETFEIEKGDKSKLLPLNIESSKTFEFYKVKIPESWQEHFHHTNYNNVYVLNYEKSQQKLGESNSPNITQEKGKESSTTSQSEEVLHEKNENAPNENRPIGNSVLLILACFLLCISIFISYLILSKIRRA